A portion of the Deinococcus peraridilitoris DSM 19664 genome contains these proteins:
- a CDS encoding S49 family peptidase yields MDLPIPVLDKLPKGLSFPTWVVLDVQGPYPARAPRNALQALVQRTDSLESLDRKIDALAGAPGLHGVLIRLGELPIEAGTAWHLMRSLRRLSKEKRTIAYASSLNMVSLLVASGAREIALPESADLSLTGFAMEVTFLGEFLRKHGIAFENARIKEYKSALTRFSESRMDAFDREQREALLASAEATWVREVAGARSVDENTVREWLTEGVTSARRARELGIIDRVAYEDELVGPGTRPFSTVVRALLKPDLSELLPSAPGASRIAVVTLQGAIVPGRSRNNPLPIPLFGGPQAGSDTVVTALRRAQKDPGTKAIVFYVNSGGGSALASDLIWREVQRSRKPVVAVMGDVAASGGYYVLTHAQRVIAAPTTITGSIGVVAGKPVLQEFNERQGFRPERVSRSEYPGLMSASTPWSERERALIDRSIEEVYDRFTGRVAEGRGLTQARVNELGRGRVWSGADALEVGLIDELGDLNIGIERACELAGLGYDTPVWNAEARGKWELPDLARPAADLGEVLKAPDFLQERALLWLDADWRLRSR; encoded by the coding sequence ATGGACCTTCCCATTCCTGTACTCGACAAGCTTCCGAAAGGCCTGAGCTTTCCAACCTGGGTGGTGCTGGACGTGCAAGGGCCCTACCCGGCACGCGCGCCGCGCAACGCCCTGCAGGCGCTCGTGCAGCGCACGGACTCCCTGGAGAGCCTTGACAGGAAAATCGATGCGCTGGCCGGTGCCCCCGGTCTGCACGGCGTGCTGATCAGATTGGGCGAGCTGCCCATCGAGGCGGGCACCGCCTGGCACCTGATGCGCTCCCTGCGCCGCCTGTCGAAGGAAAAACGGACCATTGCCTACGCGTCATCGCTGAACATGGTGAGTTTGCTGGTTGCGAGCGGCGCTCGGGAAATCGCATTACCGGAAAGCGCTGACCTCTCCCTCACCGGATTCGCCATGGAAGTGACTTTTCTGGGCGAGTTCCTGCGCAAGCACGGCATCGCTTTTGAAAACGCGCGGATCAAGGAATACAAAAGCGCCCTGACCCGCTTCAGCGAGTCGCGCATGGACGCGTTCGACCGCGAGCAGCGCGAAGCGCTGCTCGCCAGCGCCGAAGCGACCTGGGTGCGCGAAGTGGCCGGGGCGCGCAGCGTGGACGAAAACACGGTACGAGAGTGGCTGACCGAGGGTGTCACCTCGGCCCGGCGGGCGCGGGAGCTGGGCATCATCGACCGTGTCGCGTACGAGGACGAACTGGTCGGTCCTGGCACCCGCCCCTTTTCGACGGTGGTGCGTGCGCTGCTCAAGCCGGACCTTTCCGAACTGCTTCCAAGCGCTCCGGGTGCGAGCCGCATCGCGGTGGTCACCTTGCAGGGTGCGATTGTTCCAGGTCGTTCACGCAACAATCCGCTGCCGATTCCGCTGTTCGGCGGGCCACAGGCCGGATCCGACACCGTGGTGACCGCCCTGCGGCGTGCCCAGAAGGACCCCGGAACCAAGGCAATCGTGTTTTACGTAAATTCCGGTGGGGGTTCGGCGCTGGCTTCGGACTTGATCTGGCGTGAAGTGCAGCGTTCACGAAAACCGGTGGTGGCCGTGATGGGTGATGTGGCGGCCTCGGGTGGGTACTACGTGCTGACCCACGCGCAGCGGGTGATTGCCGCCCCGACGACGATTACGGGCTCGATTGGCGTGGTGGCGGGCAAGCCGGTGCTGCAGGAGTTCAACGAACGTCAGGGCTTTCGCCCGGAGCGCGTCAGCCGCAGCGAGTACCCGGGATTGATGAGCGCCTCGACGCCCTGGAGCGAGCGCGAGCGGGCGTTGATCGATCGTTCGATCGAGGAAGTCTACGACCGTTTTACCGGTCGCGTGGCCGAGGGCCGTGGTCTGACCCAGGCTCGCGTGAATGAACTGGGGCGTGGCCGGGTGTGGTCCGGCGCCGATGCGCTGGAAGTCGGCCTGATCGATGAGCTTGGCGACCTGAACATTGGGATTGAGCGCGCCTGCGAACTGGCCGGCCTGGGGTACGATACGCCCGTCTGGAACGCCGAAGCCCGTGGCAAGTGGGAATTGCCCGATCTGGCGCGCCCGGCAGCCGACCTCGGTGAAGTGCTGAAAGCGCCGGACTTTTTACAGGAGCGCGCGCTGTTGTGGCTGGACGCCGATTGGCGTCTGCGTTCACGCTGA
- the leuS gene encoding leucine--tRNA ligase has translation MTVPEAQSDGTPTIRPEPRSARYNPHAIEPKWQQRWDAQGLYTFDESSEKPKHYALTMFPYPSGNLHIGHWYAYCVPDARARWMRMNGWNVLFPMGFDAFGLPAENAAIKRGINPRSWTYDNIAYMTQQFRRMGTMIDWSRQFATCDPEYYRWNQWFFVQFYRRGLAYKKESFVNWDPVDQTVLANEQVIDGRGDRSGALIERRLMSQWHFKITEYAEELLDFSKTDMPERVRLMQTNWIGKSQGAEIDFETPAGIETVFTTRPDTIMGATFLVLAPEHAKVKALTTDAQRAEVEAYIDAASRLSEIDRQAEGREKTGVFTGSFATHPISRHQVPIWIADYVLATYGTGSIMAVPSGDQRDFEFAKKYELPIVEVVRPSGGEPFDPATATEAFSGDGIIVNSGELDGLPGGKAHIGPVIERLQHSGIARAKTTYRLRDWLLSRQRYWGTPIPIVYCEQCGTVPVPEDQLPVLLPDNVEFLPTGQSPLKLSTEWRQTTCPQCAGPAERDTDTMDTFVDSSWYMYRFLNPDKIDGPIDTAKAEHFMPIDLYTGGIEHAILHLLYSRFWTKATRDLGLISSDEPFAALRNQGIILGEDNEKMSKSRGNVIDPDNLVREYGVDAVRVYLAFIAPWEVGGPWSASGINGPAKWLSRVWSLFFDEVEGPEEHIGEAELRNKVHATLKKVGHDFDRLSFNTIIAALMELTNTLVKAKRSAVFGSPAWDESLRLFNLMLAPVTPHLAEEIWTERGGDASVHLQSWPSVDEAALVKGTMTIAVQVSGKLRGQIEVVTGADKDLIMAAAHAEESVRKFVEGKEIVKEIYVPGKIVNIVVR, from the coding sequence ATGACTGTCCCAGAGGCACAATCCGACGGTACCCCGACCATTCGACCCGAACCCCGCTCCGCTCGCTACAACCCCCACGCCATCGAGCCCAAGTGGCAGCAGCGTTGGGACGCGCAGGGCTTATACACTTTCGACGAAAGCAGTGAGAAGCCCAAACACTATGCCCTGACCATGTTCCCGTACCCCAGCGGCAATCTGCACATCGGTCACTGGTACGCCTACTGCGTCCCGGACGCGCGTGCCCGCTGGATGCGCATGAACGGCTGGAACGTCCTGTTTCCGATGGGCTTCGACGCCTTTGGCCTGCCTGCCGAGAATGCCGCCATCAAACGCGGCATCAACCCGCGCAGCTGGACCTACGACAACATCGCCTATATGACCCAGCAGTTCCGGCGCATGGGCACCATGATCGACTGGTCGCGCCAGTTCGCCACCTGCGACCCCGAGTACTACCGTTGGAACCAGTGGTTCTTCGTGCAGTTCTATCGGCGTGGTCTGGCTTACAAGAAAGAGTCCTTTGTCAATTGGGACCCGGTCGATCAGACGGTGCTGGCCAATGAGCAGGTGATCGATGGCCGCGGCGACCGCTCGGGCGCCCTGATCGAACGGCGCCTGATGAGCCAGTGGCACTTCAAGATCACCGAGTATGCCGAAGAACTGCTCGACTTCAGCAAGACCGACATGCCCGAACGCGTACGGTTGATGCAGACCAACTGGATCGGGAAGTCGCAGGGCGCCGAGATCGACTTCGAGACTCCGGCCGGAATCGAGACGGTCTTCACCACCCGACCTGACACCATCATGGGCGCCACCTTCCTGGTCCTGGCCCCCGAGCACGCGAAGGTCAAGGCGCTCACCACGGACGCGCAGCGTGCGGAAGTCGAGGCGTACATCGACGCGGCTTCCCGCTTGAGCGAGATCGACCGTCAGGCCGAAGGGCGAGAGAAGACCGGCGTGTTCACCGGCAGCTTCGCAACCCACCCCATTTCGCGCCATCAGGTGCCGATTTGGATTGCCGATTACGTGCTGGCCACCTACGGCACGGGATCCATCATGGCGGTACCCAGCGGCGACCAGCGTGACTTCGAGTTCGCCAAAAAATACGAACTGCCGATTGTGGAAGTTGTCCGGCCCAGCGGCGGCGAACCGTTCGACCCGGCCACGGCCACCGAGGCCTTTAGCGGTGACGGTATAATTGTAAACAGCGGTGAACTGGACGGCCTGCCCGGCGGCAAAGCCCACATCGGCCCGGTGATCGAGCGGCTGCAGCACTCGGGCATTGCCCGCGCCAAAACCACGTACCGGCTGCGCGACTGGCTGCTGTCACGCCAGCGCTACTGGGGAACGCCCATTCCCATCGTGTACTGTGAGCAATGCGGCACGGTTCCGGTGCCCGAAGACCAGTTGCCCGTGCTGCTGCCCGACAACGTCGAGTTCTTGCCGACCGGCCAGAGCCCACTGAAGCTGAGCACCGAATGGCGCCAGACGACCTGTCCGCAGTGCGCCGGACCCGCCGAGCGTGACACCGACACCATGGACACCTTCGTGGACAGCTCGTGGTACATGTACCGCTTTCTGAATCCAGACAAAATCGACGGGCCCATCGACACGGCGAAAGCCGAACACTTCATGCCGATTGATCTGTACACCGGTGGCATCGAGCACGCCATTTTGCATTTGCTGTACAGCCGCTTCTGGACCAAGGCCACCCGCGACCTGGGCCTGATTTCCTCGGACGAGCCGTTTGCAGCCCTGCGCAACCAGGGCATCATCCTGGGAGAGGACAACGAAAAAATGTCCAAGTCGCGCGGCAACGTGATTGACCCCGACAACCTGGTACGGGAATACGGTGTTGACGCGGTCCGGGTTTACCTGGCCTTCATCGCGCCCTGGGAAGTGGGTGGTCCATGGAGTGCCAGCGGCATCAACGGTCCGGCCAAATGGCTGTCGCGGGTCTGGAGTTTGTTCTTCGATGAAGTCGAGGGACCAGAGGAGCACATCGGCGAGGCGGAGCTGCGCAACAAGGTCCACGCCACCCTGAAAAAGGTTGGGCACGACTTCGATCGTCTGAGTTTCAACACCATCATCGCCGCCCTGATGGAACTGACCAACACGCTGGTCAAGGCCAAGCGTTCAGCGGTGTTCGGCTCGCCTGCCTGGGACGAGTCGCTGCGCCTGTTCAACCTGATGCTGGCCCCGGTAACCCCGCACCTGGCCGAGGAAATCTGGACCGAGCGTGGCGGTGACGCAAGCGTTCACCTGCAATCCTGGCCCTCGGTGGACGAGGCGGCGCTGGTCAAAGGCACCATGACCATCGCCGTTCAGGTGAGCGGCAAGCTGCGCGGCCAGATCGAAGTCGTGACCGGCGCTGACAAGGACCTGATCATGGCCGCCGCGCACGCGGAAGAAAGCGTGCGCAAGTTCGTGGAAGGCAAGGAAATCGTCAAGGAGATCTACGTTCCTGGAAAAATCGTGAACATCGTTGTACGTTAG
- a CDS encoding VOC family protein, with protein MKTPVQGLHHLTVMASDPQRNIDFYTQVLGQRLVKVTVNFDDPGTYHLYYGDEVGSPGTIMTFFPWPDAQRGERGNGEVSALAYAVPPHALGQWKARLSALNLDYTEGMRFGAAYLRVVDPDGLPLELIADPSNAPVPRPWRQSPLDEAIAPRGFHSVTLWVERAAPVATLLTEHLGFTRVGQENDPQGPRTRFKGDSDGVGLYIDVVERPGQGRGQFGAGSVHHVALRTRDDAEQIEYQRDLTKKGYGVTPVQDRQYFHSIYFRDVSGVLFEIATDAPGFPADEDVAELGRALKLPAWLESRRSAIEGHLAPIVNPEHGTTIGRNSARRGSNSPTSSAGRVNGPHQGQPLLTAGRTPQQARAAVLLVHGRGGSAQDILGLSQAFGMSAFAYLAPQAQGNTWYPQSFLAPMPHNEPDLSSGLQAIEDTLSTLEQAGIAREHVMLGGFSQGACLVSEFVARNAHRYGGVFAFSGGVIGPDGTPRDYPGSLDGTPVFLGCSDRDPHIPLQRVEESAEVFERLGGQVDKRIYPGMGHLINEDEIAAVQAMLQVLSVESL; from the coding sequence ATGAAAACCCCCGTGCAAGGTCTGCACCACCTCACCGTGATGGCCAGCGACCCGCAACGCAACATCGACTTCTACACGCAGGTGCTGGGCCAGCGTCTCGTGAAGGTCACCGTCAACTTCGACGACCCCGGCACCTACCACCTGTACTACGGCGACGAGGTGGGATCGCCGGGCACCATCATGACCTTCTTTCCGTGGCCGGACGCCCAGCGGGGGGAGCGCGGGAACGGCGAGGTCAGCGCGCTGGCCTATGCGGTTCCCCCGCACGCCCTGGGGCAGTGGAAAGCTCGTCTTAGTGCGCTCAACCTCGATTACACCGAAGGAATGCGTTTCGGTGCAGCGTACCTGCGAGTGGTGGATCCGGACGGCCTGCCGCTGGAACTCATCGCCGACCCCAGCAATGCGCCCGTGCCGCGGCCCTGGCGGCAAAGCCCGCTGGACGAGGCCATCGCGCCGCGCGGCTTTCATTCCGTCACCCTCTGGGTGGAGCGGGCTGCCCCTGTAGCCACGCTTCTCACCGAGCATCTCGGCTTTACACGAGTCGGCCAGGAAAACGATCCGCAAGGCCCGCGCACCCGATTCAAGGGAGACTCGGACGGGGTAGGCCTGTACATCGACGTCGTCGAGCGCCCCGGTCAGGGCCGCGGGCAGTTCGGCGCGGGCAGTGTTCATCATGTGGCCCTGCGCACCCGCGATGATGCCGAACAGATCGAGTACCAGCGCGACCTCACCAAAAAAGGCTACGGCGTTACCCCGGTGCAGGACCGCCAGTACTTTCACAGTATCTACTTCCGGGATGTTTCCGGAGTGCTGTTCGAAATTGCCACCGACGCTCCCGGTTTTCCCGCCGACGAGGACGTGGCCGAACTGGGGCGGGCCCTGAAACTTCCCGCCTGGCTGGAAAGCAGACGAAGCGCCATCGAAGGACATCTCGCTCCCATCGTCAATCCTGAGCATGGCACGACGATCGGCCGCAACAGTGCCCGGCGAGGCAGCAACTCCCCCACAAGCAGCGCAGGACGGGTCAACGGTCCACACCAGGGCCAACCTTTGCTGACGGCAGGGCGGACCCCCCAACAGGCACGGGCTGCCGTGCTGCTGGTTCATGGTCGTGGTGGCAGCGCGCAGGACATTCTGGGCCTGTCACAGGCTTTTGGCATGTCGGCCTTCGCGTACCTCGCGCCCCAAGCGCAGGGAAACACGTGGTATCCGCAGAGCTTCCTGGCCCCCATGCCGCACAACGAACCGGACCTTTCGAGTGGCCTGCAAGCCATTGAGGACACCCTGAGCACGCTCGAACAGGCCGGAATCGCCCGCGAGCACGTCATGCTGGGCGGATTTTCGCAAGGCGCCTGTCTCGTCTCGGAATTCGTGGCGCGCAACGCCCATCGCTACGGCGGCGTGTTCGCCTTCTCGGGCGGCGTGATCGGACCCGACGGCACGCCTCGCGACTACCCGGGCAGCCTGGACGGCACGCCGGTGTTTCTGGGCTGCAGTGACCGCGATCCGCACATTCCCCTGCAGCGCGTCGAAGAGAGCGCCGAGGTGTTCGAGCGGCTGGGTGGTCAGGTCGATAAACGCATCTACCCGGGCATGGGCCACCTGATCAACGAGGACGAAATCGCTGCAGTGCAGGCCATGCTGCAAGTCCTGTCGGTCGAGAGCCTGTAA